Within the Kluyveromyces lactis strain NRRL Y-1140 chromosome A complete sequence genome, the region TTTCTCGAGACAGTCGTTTTATTCGCATGCATAGGTGTAGGATTTGGGGTTGGATTATCTAGATGACACAGCATGTTTTATTAAGTTAATCACCACAGGGTAAGCATAGCACATTCCTATCAAGAGACCAGTCACCAGATAACGTTTTGGAATCTCAATCGAACGCTAAATACTCCAATAACATAACACCGAAGGAAGAACATACAGCATTTCCAATTAAATCAGAGATCATCCAACCATACCCTCCAAACACATTAAATTCGCACCTGATGATGTTCTTAAATGTTTATATAAATAATGTCTTTTCACTTTTATAAACCACGATTAATTGTAGTTACAatatttgatttcaatctttGCTCAGAGATACTTTAATCAACAATTTGTTGCGGCAACGATGAAACAAATCGAAAACAATTTAAACGGCAAAAGACTTGTAGTAAAGCCAGTCCTACCGGTACTACTCCTGCGGATCTAAAATAAAGTGTTAACTATATGTCTTTCGtgatcaaagaatttaCATGCCAGTACAGCGACCAAATAAGGAAGAAGCATAAAACTTGGCACGATGGAAAGCTTAAGTATTCTGAATTCAATAATAGATTTCAGCTATTCACAGAGGACGGTGTGCAACTTAGCAGCAAGTTGCTAACTAATAGCAAGCAAGTTgctgatattttgaatgatgaaGGCTATGGAATCGAGGAACACAGAATATTTGGTTCATATTTTGTGATCATTTTGGAGCTCTCATCTGAGTATATAAGGGACGAGTCAAAAAGTGCGAACTCAGCAATCATTAAATCCGAATATGGCAATAGGAATAAAACGCCAATCGGTAGCGTAAAACAATCACAACACattgaattgaatcaaaagagGGCTTCAAAAACTATTGCTTCAGTCAGTGATACTGCCAAGAAACCGTTCAAACGACCCATCATACTATCCCATAGTCAATCGAACCTGCAAAATACACATATCAAAGCAGATCCTGATCGTCGTTTGACAGAGGATACAAGACTTCGTCAAGAAGCGAGTGACAAAGCATCTGCAGAGAGGATCACTGCGATTTCTCAAGAATGTTTCAGGAGTAGTCTGAACGTTTCCCAAACAACGGAACTTAATGAAGTTTCAGCCGCTTCCTTGGATCCAGTTGAATATATACGACAAACGAACAGTATTCTAAAGACAGGAAGACTTCGACAGAAAAACTACGTGATTCGGAACTCCCCCATAGTACTTTAGATTCCATGGACTCACGGAGATTGTTCACACAGAAAAGGATCTATTTTGAACGTTAACAGAACCATAGCTGTATGAACTAGGGCTGGTAAATGTTCAATACTACAAAGCTGACTAAAACGttatttttgaatgatgCGATGAGAGAGGAAGGGATAAAATTCTATGAAACATTTTATGTTAGAAATTATATTGATCATTGTTTGCGTATGTGTTGTATTCTGTTGAGCTATATCATTTTTGTGTCTTTGAGGTCCGGATCCAACAAAGGAAgtattgttattattattactattgttattgttgttattgttgttgttttcatGATCCGGGTTATTGTTGGGAGAATTACCGACAAATCCATGGTTGAAGTTAGTTGTGCTGTACTAACGCGAATATTACTTTGACTGCTATCAATTATGGTTGCTGTGAATTTGATACGTGCATGCTTTACTGCTGAACATTGGTATTACTTTGTTGATTGTTTCTTATAGTCAGATGAGAATGACTCCAACAAATCGAACTGCCCATATTCTAGTTTCGGATACCATTGCTGCGCTTGATTCGAATATGATAACTGATTTGCAGCGTTATCTAATGAGATGTTTCCGCTCCTTTGGATCATTCTACTGTTAGAATTATAATCTGTCGGTACGCGCCCATCTACATCTTGCTTCATTGTAACGGTGTCTGCCATTGCTGGAATTGGCAATATCTGGACCATCGAATCAGATTGTTGTATTTGACTGCTATTAGGAATACCACGTGCTTCATTGGGCGACAACATCTTTCTCCGTTTTCTTTTCGGGAGTTCGATATTTGCATCCTCTGGTATGCCTTCCTTTGAATGATCTGATGTAAACAAAGTTTCCGAATCGACATAACCTCGAGCAAGTAATTTATCATAGACATGAGAAGATGTTTTATTATTAGACCCAGCCTCCAGAGCGGCTCTATCAATCTGTTCCCTACCACCGTGTATGTAATTCAGAGATTTCACTGCCATGTCGACGTTTGTTGGGATAATAGAATAAACAACTTCATTCACGTTCAGTTTTCCCGTCtctttgttgatgaataaATTTTTGTTCTTACGTAAGTTCATCCATGCAGCAGCCGGTCCGTCGCGAACAGAAAGCTCAGGGTTTTGACTCGAACCCACTTGTTCCCATTCATCATATTCGTCCGAATCTAGATCATCCATATCAGATCTTTGATTGAGAATCATGGATTGCATTTGTAACTGCCTGAACTCCGAAAATCTCTCAGGATGGATCTGCACTAAGCCGCTATCAACACATCTATCGAACTGTCTGAATAAATAACTTAATGCTTTAGTCAAAAGCGAGTTCCTCGTTTCCAGCAGATCGACGTATTCCTGGTTGTAAAGCTTCTTACATTTGGACTCTGCATATCCGATATTAGAATTCGAATACGTACACAACTTATTCTCCTTTAAACATCGGCTACACGGTCTTTCACCATCACATTTGGTTTTTGATTTCCTACAAGCATCACATGCTTTTGATACCCTTCTCTTTATGGTTGGTAATTCGGCAGAGCTGCGAGAACCATTGACCATTATAAAGTGATGCGATGCAAATGAATATGTGTTGTATACACGGAAAGgtgaagaaaaacaaaagcTGATccagagaaaaaaaatatttaGGATATGATATGAAAGACTGATGATTCCAAACAAGTCCTGAGTATTTCCGCGAATTAGTAGTTTCAAAAAAGATAACAACCGCTTGAATTTGGTTCACTTTTCTTAATCGTTGTCCTTCTTCTACTTCTTCCTCTGCTTTATCTGATAAGTTCGTAGGGCCCCAATTTAACTCCAGTcttcgatgaagaagacagGGATGTTATATTTGACTAAATATCTCCTCTTTATTTCCGAGTTCCTAAACAGAAAGACTCAATTATAAACGGATTAGTCGATCCAAGTCCATTTGATAATCAATGGATTCGCCTTCAAAGAGCaataataaaatcaaataaacCTAGTGTAATCAGTGGTGCAGGTGGCTACTACAGATTACAATATCTCCAAGCACTAGCCTCTCCGTAAAATATGAATATTTCTCACGCAGGCAAAACTGTATTTGATTATCTGGCAAAAAGTTCCCTATTCTGCCGTTGGAcctttaatttttcactttgtTTCTCAGCTACCTCAATACGCTTTGTGCTGTTAAAGTTAAGGTCTATATCGATGATTATGTGCAACCGAAATGCTAGTGAGAGTAGAAAGAACCCgaattgattttgagaAACGCGCTTCCGTTTTTTACTTTCTTGTCACTGTAGCGAATATTTGCCCTTAATGACCTGAGGGCCTGCCtatctttttgtttttccttCCTTCTATTTGGAACTTTTCGAAATTGGGCTCCCCTCTATCTAGTAACTGTCTAAATTGGACCTCCCCCCTAACACTTCTGGAAACAACCGTTTACACAACATCGTTCTTACTGTTTGGAGCGCTATATACAGTCCTAATCAACGTACCTACAAATTATCATCAGGTACCACTAATTTATcgaggaaaagaaaaaaggcTACAGTATACGTGCATCGATCTATACCGCATCGAAACAAGAGACAAATTCGCAACTCAGGAACTTTGATCGACTTTTAAAATCTCATTGTAGCCGAGGATGCAAAGACAAAGAACTTTtatagaaaagaacaaattgCCTTAACAGAAAATATTGCAAAGAAATGCCTCTAGAGACGAAAACATCATGTACTTTACCTTTTTCCCCCCTTCGCTATTATATCCCTATctattgatttcaaaaatcGGCATATACTACCTGAAAGCGGTGCAAACAGCGTAGAGGAGGTTTGTGCATCTTCTGTTTAGTTTCTAATTTCTAATTCCTGAAGTCATTATAACCCATGCGTAAATGGCTCTTTATTTTACTGGAGCGGTTTCTCAGTGAATCACGAATTAAAAAGATTCTTCATCGAGAAAACCAAGAAACGGcgtaaaaaaaaatacacaTAGAATTTTAACAGAATTACAAGCACCGTGAAGACTACGTGGTAACAGTGAATTTCTGTATTAACACAGGGATATCTACGCATCCCCACGCATAGTAGAGTACTTACCCACTGCTGCCGCTTTCCAATCATAGGATCGCCGAGACAAATCATGTTCATCGTTGTTGCCTTTGATTTCTCACCAAATGCGATTCTCAAGGACTGttctgaagaaaaaaaaatcagcATGGAATTGAAGAGGCAATTGATAGGATGCAATCCTTAGAACTGACGTTCAAAGGGCAAATACTTCCtaaattctttctctgtttACTATTCTCCTCTGTTAATTCCTATTCAATTATGGTTTTTTCTACCGACCTAGTTTTTTTCTGTGGGTTTTTGGTTgtcaacagaaaaaaacaCGGCCGAAACAGGCTTTCGGCGAATTTCTGGCCGCATTAGACCATTTAAGTCTAGAGGCAACAGTCAATGAAAACACAAATGCACAACGGATCAAAGACGCTTTGGAATAGAGCCATGTGTTGAGTGCATTGCTTTGACAACGCAATCTTTTTGGCACGGGATGTGGACATGTCCGAGACGCACTTAATTGAGGTTGCGTGTCTAAACAGGGACATATTAATCAATCAGAGTACTTTCGACGTAATACATTAGATCTGGTGCgtttttctcttctttgttAAAAAACGCATCAGGTTCTCGAAGGCCATTCATTACAAAGCCGCAgtggaaaaagaaaaatgaagCGACGAAAAGCAGAACGCAGGACCCTCTTAATATGAGTATAACCCTTGACTGAATTGGTTAATAGTGCACAAAATTGTGCGGTGGCAATTTGTCAAATTATGCACATCTGGGTACCCATAGTACCATGCTGCTATATCCTTTTTACTTGATTCACCTAGCCAAGCTTTCGGTGATCACTTAGGGATAAAGGAATGAAAAACAGATAGTAGAAAATCAGTCCTAATGAGAAAGAATAAATACGTAACGTAACTTACTCACTAACAGCTGACTTCACCTCGTGCACAGCTCTTGTTCTTGGTAAAAAGCGCTTGGCAATACATACGGATCCAATatgttcctttttttttttgtaaaaCATTGTCACGTTAATGCCTCAATCAAACTGCAAAGGTACGTGACGATATGCCTGATTTCCTGcgaaagacaaaaaaagGTATAGAAATGGTGAAGAGCAATATACTTAAGGTAGAGAAGCAGAGGGCTCTTAATCTTTTCTGAAGTGCGTATATTTAGggtatttcttcttttttttttgagcGATATTATTCAGATCTCTTATTTGCCCTTCTTTCATATCAAATTACCATTTGTAGCACGAACCCTCGTACAAACGACATTGATGGACAAATTTTCCAGGCGAAAGGTAGGAGGTGTAGAAGTTGCAAACGGTTTAGCTGGTGTGATTGGTTAGACCGCAGTTAGGATACGTACACAATACATACCATCTTCCGGCAACAGTAGCGCTAGACTTGAGACAATAGATCTGTGTTATTCAGATCGTGTCAATTATCAAATTTCAGAACACTGAAATAAGTGTACTGAAATGAACTGAGAAAAATGGCTAATAGATGCCCAGATTCAGCTGCCGGAACTGGCATGATGCTAAAATGGAAAATGCTCTTGGCATTGGTTGGTAACCAGTTCCGGTATCACATGGGGTATTATCTTATCGTAGAACGTGGAGGGAGGGGGCAGGTTGCCCTATGTGCTAATTGTATTAACCTTTTACGATGGCAAATACAGGCGATGTAGCCTTtcataaaaaaaagtggAATGAATTGTAGCAATACTGTAATGACAAAGAATTTGTACCTGATTGTTGCGTGGTTGGCATGAAAGGTCAGCATATTAACACAACCGTTTACATCAATTGGGAAAATGCTGTAGCGAGTGTAATATATGGATTGATACAATTATATTCTTATACACATATATAGGTCATTGGTTTTGTTCGTTCGATAGTAATTCAAAGATTAAGCTTGGATCTTAGCCTTGATTAAGTCGAACAGTGTGACGATATCAGCAGAGAACTTTCTGATACCTTCAGACAACTTTTCAGTGGCCATAGCATCTTCGTTCAACTCGAATCTGAATTTAGGCTCGTCgttgatgaaagaaactCTTTCAGAACCTTCAGCCTTTGCGGATTCAGGGTCCAAGATCTTAGCAACTGGTTCATCAGAGGACAACAATTCGTCCAACAACTTTGGAGAAATGGTCAAGAAATCGACACCGGCAAGAGCCTTAATTTCACCCACGTTTCTGAAGGAAGCACCCATAACAATGGTGTTGTAACCATGCTTCTTGTAGTAATTGTAGATACTCTTGACAGAAATCACACCTGGATCAGTTTCAGCAGTGTAAGTTTCACCAGTGCTGGCCTTGTACCAATCCAAGATTCTACCAACGAATGGAGAAATCAAGGTAACGTTAGcttcagcagcagcaacGGCTTGAGCGAAAGAGAACAACAAAGTCAAGTTGACGTGGATATCGTGTTCCTTTTCTAGTTCTTGAGCAGCTTGGATACCTTCCCAAGTGGAAGCAATCTTGATCAAGACTCTGTCCTTGGAAATACCTTCTGCTTCATACAACTTGATGATTTCCAAAGCCTTCTTAACGGTAGCATCCTTGTCGAAGGACAATCTAGCATCGACTTCAGTAGAAACTCTACCTGGAACGACCTTCAAGATAGCAGTACCGAATTCGACCAATAGCTTGTCAACAGCAATTTCAACTTGCTCGTCAATGTTTTGACCTTGCTTCTTACCGTATTGTACAGCAGAGTCGATCAACTTAGCGTAGGCTTGTTGCTTGGCAGCGGCCAAGATCAAAGATGGGTTGGTAGTAGCATCTTGTGGAGTGAACTTAGCAATAGATTCGAAATCACCAGTGTCGGCAACGACAGTGGTACCGGTGGCCTTCAAGGCTTCCAAAGAGTTGGCAaacttttgtttcttaGCACTTGGTTCAGACATGCTTGTAGTAGGATTTATAAGGTAAATTACTTGAGTGTAATACTGTTCCTGGTGAATGAAATAACCAAGATTAGAATAGACAATAACCTTCTCaaaataaagaatcaattACTAAACAAAAATTAGATCCGATTAAGAATTTAGCTGAATTggcaaaagaagaaaacactTTGTAAAACTCAATGTTAacctttttcctttgatttatata harbors:
- a CDS encoding transaldolase (highly similar to uniprot|P15019 Saccharomyces cerevisiae YLR354C TAL1 Transaldolase enzyme in the pentose phosphate pathway); this encodes MSEPSAKKQKFANSLEALKATGTTVVADTGDFESIAKFTPQDATTNPSLILAAAKQQAYAKLIDSAVQYGKKQGQNIDEQVEIAVDKLLVEFGTAILKVVPGRVSTEVDARLSFDKDATVKKALEIIKLYEAEGISKDRVLIKIASTWEGIQAAQELEKEHDIHVNLTLLFSFAQAVAAAEANVTLISPFVGRILDWYKASTGETYTAETDPGVISVKSIYNYYKKHGYNTIVMGASFRNVGEIKALAGVDFLTISPKLLDELLSSDEPVAKILDPESAKAEGSERVSFINDEPKFRFELNEDAMATEKLSEGIRKFSADIVTLFDLIKAKIQA
- the MTE1 gene encoding Mte1p (similar to uniprot|Q75CW0 Ashbya gossypii ACL194C ACL194Cp and some similarites with YGR042W uniprot|P53227 Saccharomyces cerevisiae YGR042W), translated to MSFVIKEFTCQYSDQIRKKHKTWHDGKLKYSEFNNRFQLFTEDGVQLSSKLLTNSKQVADILNDEGYGIEEHRIFGSYFVIILELSSEYIRDESKSANSAIIKSEYGNRNKTPIGSVKQSQHIELNQKRASKTIASVSDTAKKPFKRPIILSHSQSNLQNTHIKADPDRRLTEDTRLRQEASDKASAERITAISQECFRSSLNVSQTTELNEVSAASLDPVEYIRQTNSILKTGRLRQKNYVIRNSPIVL
- a CDS encoding Zn(II)2Cys6 transcription factor domain-containing protein (conserved hypothetical protein) codes for the protein MVNGSRSSAELPTIKRRVSKACDACRKSKTKCDGERPCSRCLKENKLCTYSNSNIGYAESKCKKLYNQEYVDLLETRNSLLTKALSYLFRQFDRCVDSGLVQIHPERFSEFRQLQMQSMILNQRSDMDDLDSDEYDEWEQVGSSQNPELSVRDGPAAAWMNLRKNKNLFINKETGKLNVNEVVYSIIPTNVDMAVKSLNYIHGGREQIDRAALEAGSNNKTSSHVYDKLLARGYVDSETLFTSDHSKEGIPEDANIELPKRKRRKMLSPNEARGIPNSSQIQQSDSMVQILPIPAMADTVTMKQDVDGRVPTDYNSNSRMIQRSGNISLDNAANQLSYSNQAQQWYPKLEYGQFDLLESFSSDYKKQSTK